The Oryctolagus cuniculus chromosome 13, mOryCun1.1, whole genome shotgun sequence sequence CTGCTGCGTCTCCTGCCTTGCTCAGAGGTCACGGGAACAAGGTCCACGCCAAAGGCAGTTACTCTGCTTTATGGCAGTAAAAGTCTTTGAGGGCCTTGAGTTCCTCAATGAGGGTCTTGTTTTGGTTTTCAAGCACAGCCACACGGTTTTCAAGACATTTGACATATTCCTTCTTCTTCCTGCGACACTCCCGGGCGGCTTCCCTGGAACCAACACAAGGCAAATGACTACAGGAACGACCCGTCGGCACAGTCCAGATCAGCTCCATCAACTCCGGCCCCCAAACTCAACAGCCAGGCGCTCCTGGCTTGCGTGGAGCCACACAACGAATGCCAGCGAGCTCGTGCCTTCTCGTGAGATTACGTCAGACAACAGGAACAACTCGAGGACGGGATCCACTTAGCCCTCGGTGCAAACGGCGCGTTCTCAGGGCACACATCCCACAGCAACAATGACCAGCACTGTGTCCAGGAACCTCCCACAACAGGACACAGCCCCGAGTGGAATTTCTATAAAAGCGTTTATAGATCCTTTCCGGCTCTCGTAAGTACGCTTGCCTGCCGGGAGCTACGGATTCCATCACAATAGGTTTGTTTTATTGGATCAAAAACAGTCACATGAAGTAAGCCTCAGAAACCTCACACGTCAACACCGGGGATTTTGCAGACTTAAATCTCAGTAGAGCAAGGTCGCTCATGGCTGGGAGGACAGTTTAATTAACACAACACAAATACATTATAACAATAAACAAAACGTGCACATTTTTACAAACCAAAATGAAGTGGATGCTACCTCTGAAAATTAAGGGAGGAAAAAAACGGGGTTACATAATACAACACTCAATCATTCAGACCATGTCAACCCACAAGTGACAGCACCGCACTCTGCATTAGGACAGAGCAGCTGCTGGACGACCCACAGGTCATTTCATAACTGGAGCCTCAGGGCACGCACTTAATACCCCACACACTGCAGTCTTCAGGCACACAAGTATGCCAAAGGAGAGAACGGACTGACAGCCAACGCAACAAACACACGGAAACAGATGGACGAGTTACTAATGTCCATGTACCACCCCACCAAAAAACAGGAAACACAGCCAacattctctctccccttctttccagCGTAGGGATGGAAGCTACGGCACTCAAGTCCTCCGTGAAAGATACACTCTGAACACATCTTCATTTTGGACTCATTTTCACAATAACTGCCACTGGGTACATCACTCCCCTTCACAGAAAAAAAACTATCCTGAAACAGACACGATCCCTCGAGTACACTTTAACAAAAGTAGTGTAGAGTTGTCTACATACAGTTACTACAGTGCCCGCGTGCACGGCTGGGATCCCACATTAAGTGTGAGAGTCGGAGGGTGTGGCCGTCGCTGTATTTTTGGGAGAGGTCCCTCTCACTGCGTGGTGGCTGTGTTTTCACTATGGGAAGCAGGAGTCAGCACTAAGGAAACCCTGAAATCCCAACAAATGGCAGGAAAAGACCAACCCCTACACCCTAGTCAGGAGTAACACGCTCACCCCAGGAACTCATACGGTTCTGGACTTCCCAGCTacctaacaattttttttttttttttggacaggcagagtggacagtgagagagagagagacagagagaaaggtcttccttttgccgttggttcaccctccaatggccgctgcggccggcgtgctgcagccggcgcactgcgctgatccgatggcagaagccaggtacctatcctgatctcccatggggtacagggcccaagcacttgggccatcctccactgcacttcccgggccatagcagagagctggcctggaagaggggcaaccgggactgaatccggcgccctgaccgggactagaacccggtgtcctggcgccacaaggcggaggattagcctagtgagccgcggcaccggccttaaatttttaaaaaatgtataaaagcaAACTGAACTTGATAAGACAGCAATTAATTTTATCAGAATGGTGCAAAGGGAAAAGTTAAGAATAAATCCATTCACATTGGATATTTGCCAGTTTGGGAACATAATTCAGTTTCTCCTACAAAGgaactaaaaataatttctgaatacCAAGGTTTTCATGATTAAGCATTATATTAACTACCAGATCTAGAAGGAAAGTGCTCATGCTACGAAACAGATCATCATCAAGTGAGAAGTTTAAACACCTAATAGCAGTGCTGTGGGGTGcttcatatttaaaatgttactaCGCAAACTTTTCTGTAAGTGTCGCGGCTGCGGTGCGCGTGTGTGCCTGTTACCAGCGTCAAGATGTCGCCAGCACAAGCTTGGAACTAGATGGCACATTCCCAGCTACGGAAAACACCTGTTTCTTCTATTAATAGTCAGCTCTGTCGGCATGGAGTCACGTCGCAGCTTCCGGAGGAAACTGCAGCTGACACGACTGGGCAGAAATGAACACGGCCGCGGTGGGGTCCAGCCGAGCGGCTGAGCGCCGCCTCCCACGCCGCGGTGGGGTCCAGCCGAGCGGCTGAGCGCCGCCTCCCACGCCGCGGTGGGGTCCAGCCGAGCGGCTGAGCGCCGCCTCCCACGCCGCGGTGGGGTCCAGCCGAGCGGCTGAGATGCCGCCTCCCACGCCGCGGTGGGGTCCAGCCGAGCGGCTGAGCGCCGCCTCCCACGCCGCGGTGGGGTCCAGCCCGGAGGCTGAGCGCCGCCTCCCACGCCGCGGTGGGGTCCAGCCGAGCGGCTGAGATGCCGCCTCCCACGCCGCGGTGGGGTCCAGCCCGGAGGCTGAGCGCCGCCTCCCACGCCGCGGTGGGGTCCAGCCGAGCGGCTGAGCGCCGCCTCCCACGCCGCGGTGGGGTCCAGCCGAGCGGCTGAGCGCCGCCTCCCACGCCGCGGTGGGGTCCAGCCGAGCGGCTGAGATGCCGCCTCCCACGCCGCGGTGGGGTCCAGCCGAGCGGCTGAGATGCCGCCTCCCACGCCGCGGTGGGGTGCAACCCCGCGGCTGAGACACTGCATCCCACGCCGCGGTGGGGTCCAGCCCGGCGGCTGAGACGCCGCCTCCCACGCCGCGGTGGGGTGCAACCCCGCGGCTGAGCGCCGCCTCCCACGCCGCGGTGGGGTCCAGCCGAGCGGCTGAGCGCCGCCTCCCACGCCGCGGTGGGGTCCAGCCCGGAGGCTGAGCGCCGCCTCCCACGCCGCGGTGGGGTCCAGCCCCGCGGCTGAGACACCGCGTCCCACGCCGCGGTTgtagcctctggggagtgaaccagcagatggaagctctctggctctctctctctctttctctctctacctctgcctttcaaataaataaatatgggttttttttaaagaaaagttgctGCTACACTGGTAGAAATATAATCCAAAGTCTTTTGTAGATGTTGACGAACAAAAGGAGAAAGGCCTAAGAGACCGCTCACGTGCGTGGCACGGGACGGATTAAAGCCCACGCACTTCCCGTGAAGGTGCGCTTCCAGTCCACGCGGCCGTCTTTTCGAGGCGACCTGGGGTTGGCGCAGTGCGCAGGCTCGGGCGCGCACACTGCTTGGCTGCAGACCCTGGTTCCGTGCAATCCTGAGCCACTTCCTGCTCACCTTCTGTGGGCCGCAGGTGCTCcgcggtgtgtgtggggggggggggtgccagcCAGCCTTCTGCCCAGGGGAGGCAGTGCCGGTTACAGCAGCGGCAGAAAGGCTGGCATGCAGGCGCAGACACACCGATGCCAGGCAGCCGCTGTCTCCAGGGCACGGAACGCCATGTGCGTTGTGGTACAGGAGCCCGTGTGAGGATTCCCAAAGCGCCTCACCCCGTGCCACCGAGGAGACTGCTCACTACCCGACTGTGGCCGCTCTGGTCCGCGCTCAGAGGGACAAAGGGCAGAGCTGACCTCAGCCCTGGATCTGAGGGGTGCAGGGGCAAGAGTTTACAGGAAGTAGGTGGTGGTGACCCCGGCAAGCGCAGGACCCCCGGGGCCGGCGTCTGGGACCCTTCACAGCGAGGTGGCGAGGTGACGGGCAGCCCGCGTCTGCACATTCTCCAGGTCGGGTTCACGTGCACCGCTCTCCGCAGCAGCAAACTCACACGCGAGGTAAAGGAAATTCTGTTCAAGTTCGCGTGTTTAAAAAAGCTTCTTGGAAAATGGCATTTTATGATACGCTGTCGCGTAAAAAATAGAATTTCAGCAATATGGCGCAAGAACgtaagagagaaagtgagagcgaGCAGACTGGACGTGCACCTAGCAGGAGTTAGAAGGGATCCTAGGCTGTGACTAGAGGTTAGCAGAGTACCACGCTGGGGAAAAAGCGAAGCTGCATTACAGATACACACAAACCTGGAGCAAGCTTACAGAACGCTTAACTCACATCTCTGTTGCTGATGACTTACTTGACAAAGTAAGTTCCAAAGGCAAAATAAGTATCTCTCATAAACTCCTCCCATCGTATGTCAAGACATAAATTGATTACCTTTTGCACATGGCCCTTGGAAAGCACGCGGCTCAGCCGGAATGGGTTCACAGCGGGCGACACTGACCAGAAGGCCATGGCCATCAGCAGCCCAAACAGTGAGGTTGGAAGAAACAGCTTCGGGGAACATAGCTTGTTTACAGGCCTCACAACCGCACCTTCTGTGGCCTGCAGTGGGTGCTGAGTGGGGTGCGAGGGCCCTGCAGTGGGTGGGTGCTGAGTGGGGTGCGAGGGCCCTGCAGTGGGTGGGTGCTGAGTGGGGTGCGAGGGCCCTGCAGTGGGTGGGTGCTGAGTGGGGTGCGAGGGCCCTGCAGTGGTTGGGTGCTGAGTGGGGTGCGAGGGCCCTGCAGTGGGTGGGTGCTGAGTGGGGTGCGAGGGCCCTGCAGTGGTTGGGTGCTGAGTGGGGTGCGAGGGCCCTGCAGTGGTTGGGTGCTGAGTGGGGTGCAAGGGCCCTGCAGTGGTTGGGTGCTGAGTGGGGTGCGAGGGCCCCCGCGCCGGGTGCTGAGGGGGTGCAAGGGCCCTGCAGTGGGTGCTGAGTGGGGTGCGAGGGCCCTGCAGTGGGTGCTGAGTGGGGTGCGAGGGCCCTGCAGTGGTTGAGTGCTGAGTGGGGTGCGAGGGCCCGCACGTCGGGTGCTGAGTGGGGTGCGAGGGCCCGCGCGTCGGGTGCTGAGTGGGGTGCGAGGGCCCGCGCGCCGGGTGCTGAGGGGGTGCGAGGGCCCGCGCGCCGGGTGCTGAGTGGGGTGCGAGGGCTCACCTGTTCTTCATTAGCCTCAGCTCCCGTTTCCGCGTCGCCTCCTCCGCTAGTTGCTGGGGACTGTGCAGACTTCCTGGCGAGGCGGCCATCACCACTCCCTGGGGCAGGGCGGTCGTGGGGGCTCGGATCTGGTACGTCGGCATGTCACCCGTGGCGGCTGCAACGGAACAGAATATTACGAGCCTCTGTAAGCAGTCCGCAAGTCGGTATTTCATACAAGACACACGCTGACATGTCCCAGGAGGTGATGATGCAGAGGATGAACTGAGGACTGTGGGACCTTAGGCATCAGAGCCCTCCTCCAGCGGGGAAGACAGTGGTAGGAGTACCCAGCTTGCTGCACACGTGTGAGCCAGCCAGCGTCCTGATGCACTCTAGTCAGGCCTGGCTGTTTCTGCGTTTGTGCTTTTCCAGTCAAAGGCTGTTCCACTGCCAGTTCAGTGGTGTGCTGGTGGGTGTCTGGGGTCAGCTCTGGGGGAAGGAGCCACTCTCCGTGGTATTTGGTGACTCCCAGGACTCTCCCTCCCCACACGACCTCAccgagggcagagctgggaggggatTTGCAGAGGGCAGCACGGGCAGATGTCCTCACGCCCAGGGCACAGACACAGCAGCTGGAAACGGCTTCAGCGCCAGAGCTGTTTTTGAGTGCACTTTAAGTGTGTGCGTGCGCTGTATAAAcgctgtgtgtgtggcatgtgcgACGGTTTAATCATGGCTGTATTAACAACCGGCTACCACAGGTGTATGCTATAAACCAGTCCAGCAGAGGGAGCTGGCGCGAGCCCCCCCACAAGGAAATGGTCACTGGGAGGGCGGTCGACCCTCCCAGTCCTCTACTGCGCACCGAGCCTACTCAGGCGCCAGTCCTGTGACCAGAGCCACAGCCAAAGGCAGGGCCCAGCTGCCGGCGTGCGGCCACAACAGGAACAGCACAGCGCCCCCACATGGTGGCTCTGGGGAGCCGGGCTTCTCGGGATAAAGAGACATTTCTAAGTACTCGTTTTTAAAGGGCGTTTTCTAACAACAGAATCATACAGTTAGAAGACAGATGTCAGATGTACTTAGATTTCACAATGAATACTGAGGGTTCTCGAAGGCTCCTAATTCGTATCAGTGCTTTGTCTCTCTACCGCCGTGGCCAGGGCTTCCTGGAAAAGACAGCGGGGCCCCAGTGACGCCacgtgtctctgccacccacgctTTAACTTTAAGAACGTTTGGCCCAGAGTTATTTTGGTACTCCACAGAGACATGACGAAGTGCATGGTCTCTCAaagcaaaatgcaaaaaaaaaaaaaaaaaaaagggtcttaagggaaaaaaaggtaCTAAATTCTGTAAAAAGCAGTCTGGACCAAATGCCAGTCCAGAGAGGAATGCAGTTCCTCCGTGATTGTTAAATGCACTGTCTGGCCCTGGAGACGTTTTGCCCTTTCAGCTAGGAGACGATGTCCCTGAGAACAGCCGAGCAGTTTTAGAAAGTTAAATGCAAGGTAACAGACTTAGGGGCGTCCGTGGAGGAAGTGCCGGCTTCTCTCCCTGGGCTTCGGAACTAAACCAAAGAATGGAATTGAAAACATGGCTTGGAGGAGAGATCACTTAAAGGCCTTTgcagaatgaataaaaaaaattactatttatagggctgcctgcctcttcctctgtgtgtcatttttaaaacaatgttgaTACAGAGTGATTAAAGGTCCCCagcaaaaaacagagaaagagtgcATTTGTTTTGGTAACTTTTTGAAGTGCGGTCTGCACGCATGTCTCACTGCGCGCTGTAGTGTGGCAGCGCTGAAGA is a genomic window containing:
- the CREM gene encoding cAMP-responsive element modulator isoform X30, with the translated sequence MPTYQIRAPTTALPQGVVMAASPGSLHSPQQLAEEATRKRELRLMKNREAARECRRKKKEYVKCLENRVAVLENQNKTLIEELKALKDFYCHKAE
- the CREM gene encoding cAMP-responsive element modulator isoform X24 → MAVPTSIYQTSTGQYTATGDMPTYQIRAPTTALPQGVVMAASPGSLHSPQQLAEEATRKRELRLMKNREAARECRRKKKEYVKCLENRVAVLENQNKTLIEELKALKDFYCHKAE
- the CREM gene encoding cAMP-responsive element modulator isoform X21; translation: MAVPTSIYQTSTGQYIAIAQGGAIQISNPGSDGVQGLQALTMTNSAAPPPGATIVQYAAQSADGTQQFFVPGSQVVVQDEETELVPSHMAAATGDMPTYQIRAPTTALPQGVVMAASPGSLHSPQQLAEEATRKRELRLMKNREAARECRRKKKEYVKCLENRVAVLENQNKTLIEELKALKDFYCHKAE
- the CREM gene encoding cAMP-responsive element modulator isoform X28; amino-acid sequence: MAAATGDMPTYQIRAPTTALPQGVVMAASPGSLHSPQQLAEEATRKRELRLMKNREAARECRRKKKEYVKCLENRVAVLENQNKTLIEELKALKDFYCHKAE
- the CREM gene encoding cAMP-responsive element modulator isoform X26 — encoded protein: MQKPVMAVTGEETAATGDMPTYQIRAPTTALPQGVVMAASPGSLHSPQQLAEEATRKRELRLMKNREAARECRRKKKEYVKCLENRVAVLENQNKTLIEELKALKDFYCHKAE
- the CREM gene encoding cAMP-responsive element modulator isoform X22 is translated as MQKPVMAVTGEETDEETELVPSHMAAATGDMPTYQIRAPTTALPQGVVMAASPGSLHSPQQLAEEATRKRELRLMKNREAARECRRKKKEYVKCLENRVAVLENQNKTLIEELKALKDFYCHKAE
- the CREM gene encoding cAMP-responsive element modulator isoform X31, with translation MPTYQIRAPTTALPQGVVMAASPGSLHSPQQLAEEATRKRELRLMKNREAAKECRRRKKEYVKCLESRVAVLEVQNKKLIEELEALKDFCSPKAD
- the CREM gene encoding cAMP-responsive element modulator isoform X29; this translates as MAAATGDMPTYQIRAPTTALPQGVVMAASPGSLHSPQQLAEEATRKRELRLMKNREAAKECRRRKKEYVKCLESRVAVLEVQNKKLIEELEALKDFCSPKAD